A stretch of DNA from Plasmodium relictum strain SGS1 genome assembly, contig: PRELSG_00_v1_443, whole genome shotgun sequence:
ttatacatgctctttattaatttgtttgtttaatactctaacAAAGTCATTAAGCAATCAATTGATAAATCAAGCGGGCAATAAATAGATCAAGTATtgaataaacaaattaataaagagtatgCAGAGTTGTCTCTACTAATTTTAATtgttgtaaaaatatatttatgctaTTAATAAGTAAACTTTATACAAATTGTGCAATTATTGTCTTGGAGGCATTTATTTACTCTGGCAAAAAGATaccttcatttttattaaaaatttaaatcctcgttaaaattaatgattattgatttattaattgcctgcTCAaagactttgctagagtattgaacaaacaaattaataaagagaatgtataactaaatatatgtttttattatatatatacttattttgttatatatataatggcattttataattttggttaataagaaaattgttattaaccttttgtaaaataaaatgagctATCAGtcagaaaaatataagtcAGCTATGTACTGACGccagttaaaaaaaaaaatatacatagtaatttttttttgcttattttatctatacacatctttgtaattaaaaaaaaaagattaaattatttttttttttttgtgagtTGATGTTCGttctaattaaaaagagaattaattcTTACATACATAAAAACTTTATGAAAAAGTACAATGTTTGTGTTTTATtcaatttgtatattttaaaataacattgaataaataagagttttaatttttgccattttttataaattttgtgtgtgtatttttaaataaaagaatatacttgttctttgtaaataaaaacacatttataaaagtaaacatATGTCTGTTAAGCAATACAGAATAATTTaatgtataatataaatattatacattataaaatgccaatatacatataataaaaataaatatatatatataaacgtatatttagttatacattctctttattaatttttttgttcaaaACTCTAGTAAAATCTTTGAGAaggtaattaataaatcaaatttataatatttaatttgaattaaataattctgTATTGCTTAATACATATATGTTTAGTTTTAAAAAcgtgtttttatttacaaagaataggtatattcttttaattaaaaacacacacacaatatttataacaaataacaaaagtTGAACTCtgatttattcaatgttatttcaaaatacacaaatttaataaaacataaacattatacttttcatatattaagtttttttatgtaagtagaaatttaattctcttttttttaattcgaaCAAAAATGTCAGtcaacgaaaaaaaaaaataaataatttttttttaactagcgccagtgcatggctaacttatATTTTCCTGACTAATAACTTATTTTActttacaaaaggttaataacaatttttttaataatcaattatataaaagtaattaattaaaacaaacaaataaatttagattataattattaacagtatttcaaaaatacttaaaaattaaatatcaATAAAAGCGAAATCCCTTTTGTTTTTCCTTTACTTCgaatttaattcttttattatttaaaaattaagataaaagttcaaaataaaaattcattccaccaaataaaaataaaaataaaaataaattatattttttttttctataattatCGAATATTCATTTCTAAGTCTCTATTTCTCGTATGAATAACTAAGTATTATACtacaaaaagttaataatatctttaaCTAACCAAATGCATATTTGATTATATTGAATCACAATTTgatatattattctttttataaattagtTCATAGAATATGTTAAAAATCTTTTTAATTACTTCTATTAGAGTCGCTATGATTTTCAACACAAACAGTTCACATAGATCATAAATTAAAACAATACGAATAAGTAATAACTTTACTTATAGTTTGTTTTTTAAGATATATTATCCTTTTGAAAATTCAATATATTCATTGGTaacttttttcttaaatattttttttatttttatattaaaaaaaactataactacataaaaattaactGTAATTTTCCATCATCTTTTTAATTGATCAAAGTTCCaaagaaattataataaatccTTTCTTTATTCAATATGAAAAATAGAATTAgttctgttttttttttttttttgctataTGACTATATTTTTAGATTGATAAGTAATcttttaaacattttttttatgaatagtTAACTTCTTGTTTTGCATTATCTTACAAATCTAAATTTGTAAAAGttttaagaatattttttattaatcacATGCTATCATTTTATTTCAACTCCTCTATTTTATAGTTATTCATCATTTCAATGACATAAACTAGATTGAATAACGACATAAGTTCATCCTCACAATTGCTCTTTTTTATGTCATCATTTtcgatatatttttttttattaagctGTTTTAGGATTTCCTTAAACTTAcataaatatgttttaattttattatagttAGTTTCTAATAAAGTATAAATATTTgatatatcttcttttaaagaattatataaaattctatattttatgtttaatTTAACAGTTCTAAgcgtatttttatattcaccTAACTCTGAGATAACATCCTCTTTATTGTAATTTCTTGGTATTTTCATTTCTTCATAGTTCTGCATATCTGTTGTTGggattttttcttttatattatgaaaTATCCCTATAACTAAATTTAATTGATATTTTAGAGATTTATACatcaaaattttcataatttttaaatatagagTGTGTAACGTTTTTCTCTTTTCACCTATCATTAATGAATGTAAAGGTATACTATTTAGATTAAGTTCACtagtatttaaattaaaaatttcggAGGCTCTTTGTTTAAATTCTGACAAACGATTTCTTTGTTTTAATACAATGTTAGAAAaggtttttattatatcatgTGTACCATCTATTTTTGGAATACTTTTTACACAATATTCATTCATTGTGATCatttcagaaaaaaaataaaaaataatttgtatttttattttatcatcaCTATCTGATAAATTCATATCTTCAAGAATACTTGAACATTTTGATGATAATTGATATATAGTACTTAAATTTGATCTAACAGAATATAAAATCTTTctagtattttttattttagataAATCGAAGGAAAAGGAATCATTTTTAATTGCATTTTCTGCAGAACTTATAAAATCTTCCATAACTTCAAACATTTCCTGGAATATTTGTAAACAATGTTTTCTTGatttaaaaagtttaataGAAATTAATTCATTGTAcaagaaattattaataatataagatACTGGtctatatactttttttaaagcaTTCATTTCCTCTAGTAATTTACttaaatcatttatataattaattaaagcTACActtattttcttcttatcCTTAAATGCAAATTCTTCCACACTTGAAGGTAATGGAAAAAATTTACAAGTGTtctctaatttatttttcttatatttcaTTTCATTAACACAATGTAACTTTAATTTTGTcaaatattctttattaacATTTGTCAGTTCTTTTTCCAAAATTTCTTTTGATGGATGATTAActgaatttatttttctcacAATTAtattgtaattattttttaatactttagATAAATTTTGTAAATCAGGAACTGCATGAACTATAAGTTCACTCAAATCCATTGTAAAGACCTTTTCTAAAGTAGGAAaacttaaatttttcataaaagaTCTTTCACATTTTGATGCAGCAATAA
This window harbors:
- a CDS encoding surface-associated interspersed protein (SURFIN), with protein sequence MLCNNFFLLFLQYIIIIRICISQESESSEKDLRLKICTTSNEDKKSILLDETEEENEYLQFLLEIDGELCDSNSTLSNSENTLTCKQDSISNTKNILYEFLDEFFNSQNFSTDLQKSTSDIGKSASNIQSTNSILQDVESYSNYNTNNLENTPKVYHDMDYHLPNLIQGPQYTIINLQNTPHHISTTNLEGALNSLQVPSCSNVESSDLYFHKEKNIRSYKRNIEEKTEHQEKRKKLEDSNNAEEDCINNYMDTTNSVIAASKCERSFMKNLSFPTLEKVFTMDLSELIVHAVPDLQNLSKVLKNNYNIIVRKINSVNHPSKEILEKELTNVNKEYLTKLKLHCVNEMKYKKNKLENTCKFFPLPSSVEEFAFKDKKKISVALINYINDLSKLLEEMNALKKVYRPVSYIINNFLYNELISIKLFKSRKHCLQIFQEMFEVMEDFISSAENAIKNDSFSFDLSKIKNTRKILYSVRSNLSTIYQLSSKCSSILEDMNLSDSDDKIKIQIIFYFFSEMITMNEYCVKSIPKIDGTHDIIKTFSNIVLKQRNRLSEFKQRASEIFNLNTSELNLNSIPLHSLMIGEKRKTLHTLYLKIMKILMYKSLKYQLNLVIGIFHNIKEKIPTTDMQNYEEMKIPRNYNKEDVISELGEYKNTLRTVKLNIKYRILYNSLKEDISNIYTLLETNYNKIKTYLCKFKEILKQLNKKKYIENDDIKKSNCEDELMSLFNLVYVIEMMNNYKIEELK